In Phycisphaerae bacterium RAS1, the genomic window GCAGCCCGCAGTCTGCCAGCAGGTCAGCCGAGATGTAGGCGCCGTCAACCAGCGGCGCGGCGCCGTCGTATTTCACGAAGTCGGGGAAGAGCTTCAGAAACGGGACCATCACCAGACGCACCGCCGGCCCGAACTGGCCGTAGGGGTCCATGCTCGGCGTCCAGTACTGAGCCTTGATGTTTCCACCGATGGCCTCGAACCAGAAGGGCCAGGCCATGCCGATCAGGTAGGCGGCCAACGTGCACAGACAGGCGACCGGAAAGGAGACGAACACGCTGAAGAACAGCCCGACGCCGCTGAGAAACGTGAGCGCGAAGAAAGTCAGCAGCAGCGCCTTGACCAGGTTGCCCTCGAACGAACCGACGCGGTAGAGGATTTCGAGCGACTTTTCGTTCTCAAACGTGATGCTGGTGGCCGGGTCGGGATTGGCGATCGCGAGCAGGGCCTTTCCGTTCTTGATCACGCGGTTGCCGCGCACCAGGAACTGGTGGCGGTTTCCGCTGCGCTCGTTGGAGCGGAAGGGCGGCGCGAGCATCTGCTCCGTGTCGACGTCCAGAAAGGTCCACTCGGCCACGACCAGCTCGTCGAGCGGCAGCGGAATGCCGCGCACGTCAAAGCGCACCTGGATGGCCGCGTCGTCATTCTCGGGCGGCGTCAGGTTCTCGAAGCGGAAGGTGCGCACCTCGCCCGGTGGAACGCGCAACCATTGGCCGAGCCGCTCGCGCACCGCCTCCGCCAGCGCTGCATCCTCGCCGGCCCTGTCCACCCGGCCCTGCCGCATTTTCTCATCCACGTCGCGGCGGGCGTCGTCGGCGATTTCCTTCTGCGGCACGACCGGCAGCGCCACCGCCCGGGCCGACCAGACGACGTCGCGCAGGTTGATGCGGTCGCGCTCGAACTGCACCGGCTGCTCGCGAATGAAACGCGCGAAGCCGTAGATCGTGGCGCCGGACATCGCCAGCATCATCACGTTCAGCAGGGTCACGCCCAGCCACTTGCCCAGCAGAATCTGAAAACGAGCCACCGGCTTGGTCACGACCATGTGAATCGAGAAGTTCTTGATTTCGTTGCTGAGCGTCGAGCAAGAGAGGAAAACGGTCGCCAGCCCCAGCAGCATGCTGACCGAGCCCAGCGAATACGCCAGGAAGGTCTGCAGGCGGCCGGAAAGCGTCTCGTCGCCCTTCAAGGCGAACGGCAGCCGCAGGACGATGAACACCAGCACCAGCAGGAAGACCAGCACGATCTTCATGCGGATGCCTTCGAAAAAAGTCAGCCGGGCGATGGCCCAGGTGCGCATCATCAGGGCTTTCGCTCCTGCGGGCCGGCCAGGTCATCGAGCAGGGCGCGGTCGACATCGGCGGGCGGCGCCGGCGCGGGCGTTTTTTCCGCCGGCTTGGGCCGCTGGCCGGTCAGCTCGCCCAGCACGGCCGCATCGGCCGCTGGCTTCTGGGCGGCGGCGGCGGCGTTTGCGGCCGGACGGACCGGCTCAGGTTTCGTCAGAGATTCGAGCAGCATGCGGGCCTGGTCGGGCTGGCCGAGGAATCCGGCGATTTCGCCCGCCTGGGCGCTGCCGGCGGTTTCGACTTTCTTGGTATGCGCTTCCTGGACGATGCGCAGGAAGAGGGATTCGAGGCGGTCGCGCGGGACAGCGACGCTGAGCGACTTTCCCTCGCGCTTCTGCACGACCGCCTGAAGTTCGCGGATGGTCTCGTCCGAGAGCCGATCGCAGGTGATCTGCACCATGTCCTGCCGCTTGAGCACCTCTTCCATCGTTCCGCCGACCTGGATCGTGCCGCCGTAGAGGATCGTGACGCGGCTGCACACTTCCTCGACGTCGGCCAGCAGGTGGCTCGAAAGCAGGATGGTCTTTTTGAAGGCCTGGCCGAGGCGGACGATGATGTCCTTGACGAGTTTTGAGCCGATCGGGTCGAGGCCGCTGGTCGGCTCGTCGAGAATCAGCAGGTCGGGGTCGTTGATCAGCGCCTGCGCCAGGCCGATGCGGCGCTGCATGCCTTTGGAGTATTCGCCGACGGGCCGGCGGGCGGCGGAGCGCAGTCCGACCATTTCGAGTAATTCTTCGATCCGCCGCGTGCGCTCGCTGCGGCGAATCTGGAAGAGCTGGCCGTAGTAGTTGAGCGTTTCACGGGCGTTGAGGAAGCGGTACAGGTAAGACTCTTCGGGCAGATAGCCGATGCGGGATTTGATCGCGACGTCGTCGGCCGGCTTGCCGAAGATCGAGACGCGGCCGCGAGTCGGGTAGAGCAGCCCCAGGATCATCTTGATGGTCGTGCTCTTGCCGGAGCCGTTGGGGCCGAGCAGTCCGTAGATTTCGCCGGGGACGACCTCGAGATCGACGTTGCTGACGGCGCGGACGCGGGCGCGTTGCCAGAAGTCGCGGAAGACCTTGGTGAGGCCGACGGCGGAGATGACGGAGGACTGGGTCATGCTGAATCCGGAATACAAACCACGGAGACACGGAGGCACGGAGAAGAGGGAGCAAGGGGTATAGGGCCGCGGGGCGCGCGAGGCGGCACACAATCCCCGCGCCGTTCGTCGCGTTGTGCCGCGGTCCCCTTTCTTCGCATTCTCTGTGTCTCCGTGTCTCCGTGGTTCGATTCTGTTCGCGACACATCAACTTCCCGGCGGGCGCAAGATGCATGTCTTCTCTGGGTCAATGCTGAATCCGGAATGAAAACCACGGAGACACGGAGGCACGGAGAAGAGGGAGCAAGGGGTATAGGGCCGCGGGGCGCGCGAGGCGGCACACAATCCCCGCGCCATTCGTCTCGTTGTGCCGCGGTCCCCTTTCTTCGCATTCTCCGTGTCTCCGTGGTTCGATTCTGTTCGCGACACATCAACTTCCCGGCGGGCGCGAGATGGATGTCTTCTGGATATCGAGCTGGCGCTCCGGGTCGCGGTTGATGACGATGTCCACCGGGCCGCTGGCCGGGATGTAAAAGAGTTCGTTGAGCGGGCTGCCCAGCACGTTGCGCAGCATCGCGTTCCACAGGCCCAGCGTAGTGATATTGCCGCTCTCGCGCCACTGGTCGCGGAAGTTCACGAATTCCTCGTACTCGCGCTGCACGCGGGTGCGCTCTTCGTTGGCCTCGGCCCGCGCGGCCCGCAGCCGTTCGGCCACCTGGCCGCCGGCGGATTCGAGCATGGTCTCAATTTCGGTTCGCAAGCCCTCCTGCCGGGCCAGGTCGGCGGAGCCGGTGGTCTGCATGGCGCCGTAGGCGCGGATTTTCTCGAGCAGTTGCACGTGTTGCGGGCCGGCGGCCTTGTTGAGGATCTCGGCCGCCTGCTGGCGGGCGAGGTCTTCCTCGCGCTTCTTGTTGTTTTCTTCTAGCGAAAGGCGTGTGTAGGCGTCGCGGACCGGGATGGGAGCGATGGTCTCTGCGCTGACTTTGTCGACCGTGACGCCGGCGTCGAGCTTGTCGAGCTCCTTCTGGAGCCGTGACTGGACCGCGGCGGAGACAGCGGCCAGCTCGCCGCGGGTCACGTCCACGAATCGCCGCGACGCGACTTCCTGCAGCACGGACGTCTCCGCCAGATTGCGAATCAGGGGGGCGACGGCTTCGGGCGTTTCGCCGACGTTCTGGACGAAGCGCGCCCCGTCCACGACGTGGTACTCAACCGTCCACAGTCCGTGGGCGAGGTTCTTGTCGCCGGTGAGCATGGCGCCGTCGACGCCGGGCTTTAGTTGCTGGGTGAGCGTGGAGATGTCGCGCAGGCTCTTGGTCAGGTCGTCCGGATTGCGTTTGAACAGGAAGGTGTCGATCTGGACCTGTTGCAGCTTGCCGGACAGGCGGATTTTCTCATCCAGCGGATCGGGCAAGGCCCATTGCCAGCCGGGATCGAACAGGGGCGTTCCGTGGTGCGGGCTGCGGGCGTCTGTGTTGGTCAGCAGCTCTCCGAAGCGAACGATCAATCCCTGTTCACCGGGCTGAACGCGGAACACGCCCGAGCCCACGTAGGCGATGAGCAGCAGCAGCAGGATCAGGCGCAGGACGTTGAACGAGGCCTTCAGGGCGCTGACCAGCGATTCCTGGGCCTGGTCCACCGGCCGCGGAGCGGTCAGCGGGCGCTGCGGGCGCGGGGTTGAATTTATCGACATGGCCGCGCGTCCTCAGAGTTGAAAACAACCACGGAGACACGGAGACACTGAGAAGAGGGGATTGCGGGGGAAATGGGTAGTCGGCGCGGCAAGCTGGGCGACCGCGTCGCGCGCGATGCTGCGCGCAATCCAGCGCACAGTCCTGCGCGCCGTTTGTCCGTCTGTCTCTTTATCCCTCTCTCTCGCATTCTCCGTGTCTCCGTGACTCCGTGGTTCAATTCCGCGCCGCCGGGGCTGACGTCGGGCCAGGCCGTGGCACGCCGCCGCCGGTTGGGTTGCTGAGGAGCGGCTCGCGGAACATCTTGAAGATCGGGCTGTTCGAATCGATGAAGATCGTCGAACGCTCGCGCAAGGCGATGGAGAGCGCCTCCAACCAGCGGAGATACTCGAAGAACTCGCGGTCCTGGGCCGAAATCTGGGAAAGGATGCGGGTCGCCGCCTGCACGCCGGTGGAGGTCACTTCCTTGGCCTTCTTCTCGGCGAAGGCCAGGATCGCGCGCGCGTCGGCTTCGGCGCGGGCGTTGATGGCGGCCGCGATGGACTTGCCCTCGTCGCGATAGCGGGCGGCGTCCGTT contains:
- a CDS encoding SPFH domain / Band 7 family protein; the encoded protein is MSINSTPRPQRPLTAPRPVDQAQESLVSALKASFNVLRLILLLLLIAYVGSGVFRVQPGEQGLIVRFGELLTNTDARSPHHGTPLFDPGWQWALPDPLDEKIRLSGKLQQVQIDTFLFKRNPDDLTKSLRDISTLTQQLKPGVDGAMLTGDKNLAHGLWTVEYHVVDGARFVQNVGETPEAVAPLIRNLAETSVLQEVASRRFVDVTRGELAAVSAAVQSRLQKELDKLDAGVTVDKVSAETIAPIPVRDAYTRLSLEENNKKREEDLARQQAAEILNKAAGPQHVQLLEKIRAYGAMQTTGSADLARQEGLRTEIETMLESAGGQVAERLRAARAEANEERTRVQREYEEFVNFRDQWRESGNITTLGLWNAMLRNVLGSPLNELFYIPASGPVDIVINRDPERQLDIQKTSISRPPGS
- a CDS encoding ABC-2 family transporter protein — translated: MMRTWAIARLTFFEGIRMKIVLVFLLVLVFIVLRLPFALKGDETLSGRLQTFLAYSLGSVSMLLGLATVFLSCSTLSNEIKNFSIHMVVTKPVARFQILLGKWLGVTLLNVMMLAMSGATIYGFARFIREQPVQFERDRINLRDVVWSARAVALPVVPQKEIADDARRDVDEKMRQGRVDRAGEDAALAEAVRERLGQWLRVPPGEVRTFRFENLTPPENDDAAIQVRFDVRGIPLPLDELVVAEWTFLDVDTEQMLAPPFRSNERSGNRHQFLVRGNRVIKNGKALLAIANPDPATSITFENEKSLEILYRVGSFEGNLVKALLLTFFALTFLSGVGLFFSVFVSFPVACLCTLAAYLIGMAWPFWFEAIGGNIKAQYWTPSMDPYGQFGPAVRLVMVPFLKLFPDFVKYDGAAPLVDGAYISADLLADCGLRTLVLAAVLLLLVGWFIFRRREIAQVTV
- the yxlF_4 gene encoding putative ABC transporter ATP-binding protein YxlF, translated to MTQSSVISAVGLTKVFRDFWQRARVRAVSNVDLEVVPGEIYGLLGPNGSGKSTTIKMILGLLYPTRGRVSIFGKPADDVAIKSRIGYLPEESYLYRFLNARETLNYYGQLFQIRRSERTRRIEELLEMVGLRSAARRPVGEYSKGMQRRIGLAQALINDPDLLILDEPTSGLDPIGSKLVKDIIVRLGQAFKKTILLSSHLLADVEEVCSRVTILYGGTIQVGGTMEEVLKRQDMVQITCDRLSDETIRELQAVVQKREGKSLSVAVPRDRLESLFLRIVQEAHTKKVETAGSAQAGEIAGFLGQPDQARMLLESLTKPEPVRPAANAAAAAQKPAADAAVLGELTGQRPKPAEKTPAPAPPADVDRALLDDLAGPQERKP